Proteins encoded within one genomic window of Cytophagales bacterium:
- a CDS encoding TraX family protein: MNETSGNLNTDFLKLIGIITMVIDHFGKVFYEDNIWFQLIGRITFPIFAYCLVIGFLRTKDLSRYFLRLFTFSVISQPIYTWLFGYPWSDLNIFFTLILGLFSIHGIRSKQWVLVAIAHLVPIFLKIDYGVAGIVLIDLIYVFRKSRTWSIIWLIVLFVSQLFINITEILQHLMLHQELVIEPNPSLNVFGLLSIPLLYIHINLRITVKRSVFYVFYPLHLFVLLIMKNLYNLLS; this comes from the coding sequence ATGAATGAAACCTCTGGGAATTTAAATACCGATTTCCTCAAGCTCATTGGAATTATTACGATGGTAATTGACCACTTTGGAAAGGTATTTTATGAGGATAACATTTGGTTTCAATTGATCGGCAGAATTACCTTTCCCATATTCGCTTACTGCCTGGTCATTGGATTTTTAAGGACCAAAGATTTATCAAGATACTTTTTGCGTCTTTTTACTTTTTCAGTGATTTCACAGCCGATATATACATGGTTATTTGGGTATCCCTGGTCCGATCTGAACATATTCTTTACCCTAATTTTAGGGCTGTTTTCAATTCATGGAATTCGAAGTAAACAATGGGTCTTAGTTGCCATCGCCCATCTTGTGCCCATATTTCTTAAAATAGATTACGGTGTTGCAGGCATTGTATTGATTGACTTGATCTATGTCTTTAGAAAATCAAGAACATGGTCCATTATATGGCTTATTGTGCTCTTTGTTTCGCAACTATTCATCAATATAACTGAGATTTTACAGCATCTTATGCTCCATCAGGAACTCGTCATTGAGCCTAACCCCAGTCTCAATGTGTTTGGATTACTAAGTATCCCGTTATTGTACATACACATCAACTTAAGAATCACCGTAAAACGATCTGTTTTTTATGTCTTCTATCCACTTCATCTTTTTGTACTGCTCATCATGAAAAACTTATACAATCTACTTAGCTAA
- a CDS encoding anti-sigma factor: MLNLDDYIKSGILEEYAMGLLPEDQAEEVFRMAQIHPRVKREIQRIEQTLKHLSFSYGVKPPVGLGPLIQAKVISGGARLSKKPSIPRPQLLAYASAAMMFLFLALVLSLYLNTRSDLNEIARGTNFELTQLRSQNEELARQLKQANNLAIQRTRLVTANDEQQYAWVYTGQNELLVCTSYLPSPPENQQYQLWSIVQGQTMNSGVIPLQSTGAMSSLTRYTGTGQYAITIEPIGGSRKPTLDKIIVSGGVIETKF, encoded by the coding sequence ATGCTCAATTTAGATGATTATATCAAGTCCGGCATTCTCGAGGAATATGCCATGGGCTTGTTGCCTGAAGACCAGGCCGAAGAAGTATTTCGTATGGCACAGATACATCCTCGGGTCAAACGTGAAATTCAAAGAATTGAGCAAACGTTGAAGCATTTGTCCTTCAGCTATGGGGTTAAACCTCCTGTAGGACTGGGGCCATTAATCCAGGCTAAAGTGATTAGTGGGGGGGCACGTTTGTCCAAGAAGCCCTCAATCCCCCGTCCTCAGCTACTGGCCTATGCTTCGGCCGCAATGATGTTCCTTTTCCTGGCGCTCGTACTTAGCTTGTATCTCAACACTCGATCTGATTTGAATGAAATAGCTCGTGGGACCAATTTCGAACTCACTCAACTACGATCTCAAAATGAAGAGTTGGCCAGACAGCTGAAACAGGCCAACAACTTGGCCATCCAAAGGACAAGGCTTGTCACTGCAAATGATGAACAACAATATGCCTGGGTTTATACCGGACAAAACGAGCTATTGGTGTGTACCTCGTATTTGCCGAGCCCCCCAGAAAATCAACAATATCAACTCTGGAGTATTGTTCAGGGCCAAACCATGAATTCCGGTGTGATTCCTCTTCAAAGTACAGGGGCCATGTCTTCTTTAACCAGATATACCGGAACGGGACAATACGCGATTACCATAGAACCCATTGGGGGGAGCAGGAAGCCAACATTAGATAAAATAATTGTGTCTGGAGGAGTTATTGAAACAAAATTTTAA
- a CDS encoding DUF4331 family protein, giving the protein MKFRQIFFAVLVCIVAFSCKDDNDTIQIEANAGSDLTGTIESLIMLDGSGTEGTTLSYQWEVTSPSGASVNVNDATMATASFRATEVGTYDVLLTVTTGGVNSTDELAVVISNVSYAQEDIMGRPGINTVFNFFSDEDKDAYNKLVPSEGSANAEHFKGILNTLQTYIGLDAAAYTNVLGLDNETTASVLSVDVLNCNKEASSTYGPSDLGNIELFNNVLNGRRLQDDVIDVTLILAFFGDGNTGNELVPGLISDNVQANDKEFLNTFPYLATPH; this is encoded by the coding sequence ATGAAATTCAGACAAATATTTTTTGCTGTTTTGGTATGTATCGTTGCATTCAGTTGTAAAGATGATAACGATACAATTCAAATTGAAGCCAACGCCGGCTCGGACCTTACAGGTACGATTGAATCATTGATCATGCTAGATGGCAGTGGAACGGAAGGAACCACACTATCTTATCAGTGGGAAGTGACGTCTCCTAGCGGTGCATCTGTTAATGTTAATGATGCTACGATGGCGACTGCATCTTTCCGAGCCACAGAAGTGGGCACATATGACGTTTTGCTGACTGTTACAACAGGTGGAGTGAACAGCACCGATGAACTTGCGGTAGTCATTAGCAACGTGTCTTATGCTCAGGAAGACATCATGGGTCGTCCCGGTATCAATACCGTCTTCAACTTCTTCAGCGATGAAGATAAAGATGCATACAATAAGTTGGTCCCTTCTGAAGGATCTGCAAATGCCGAACATTTTAAGGGAATTCTTAATACCCTTCAAACCTACATCGGTTTAGACGCTGCAGCATACACCAATGTATTAGGGTTGGACAATGAAACCACCGCTTCAGTCCTTTCTGTGGATGTATTGAATTGTAATAAAGAAGCTTCTTCTACTTATGGGCCTTCTGACCTGGGCAATATTGAGCTTTTTAATAATGTGTTGAATGGAAGACGGCTGCAAGATGACGTTATTGATGTCACTTTGATTCTGGCGTTTTTTGGCGATGGAAATACCGGCAATGAACTCGTGCCAGGCTTGATCAGTGACAATGTTCAAGCAAACGATAAGGAATTCCTGAATACATTCCCTTATCTGGCAACACCACACTAG
- a CDS encoding sigma-70 family RNA polymerase sigma factor, whose amino-acid sequence MPIAATKRDRDADLLGSIAEGDTDAFANLYSDYSKALFGSIYKVIGDRLLAEEILQDTFMKIWMNIHRYDPKKGALYTWMFNIARNLTIDRMRSSEYFKRSVTSTFEQEDEQMDNRLGGEEMHLFTNDILNQLPETQSMVLDLMYFQGFTSEDISKEFAIPLGTVKSRIRGGLIKLRKLYGIL is encoded by the coding sequence ATGCCAATCGCTGCCACGAAAAGAGATAGAGATGCAGACCTGTTAGGTTCAATTGCGGAAGGTGATACGGATGCCTTTGCCAATTTATACTCAGATTATTCGAAAGCCCTCTTTGGGTCCATCTATAAAGTGATCGGAGATCGGCTTTTAGCTGAAGAGATCTTACAAGATACCTTTATGAAGATCTGGATGAATATTCATCGATATGATCCAAAGAAAGGAGCGCTGTACACCTGGATGTTCAACATTGCTCGAAACCTGACCATAGACCGGATGAGATCCTCAGAATATTTCAAAAGGTCTGTCACCAGTACTTTCGAACAAGAAGATGAACAGATGGACAATCGACTGGGCGGAGAAGAGATGCACTTATTCACCAATGACATACTCAATCAGCTCCCGGAAACGCAATCCATGGTTTTGGACTTGATGTACTTTCAGGGATTTACCAGCGAAGATATTTCCAAAGAGTTTGCCATCCCATTGGGTACGGTCAAATCTCGGATCCGAGGCGGGCTTATCAAGTTAAGAAAACTTTATGGTATCCTTTAA
- a CDS encoding tetratricopeptide repeat protein, producing MKKYQLVLLVLVVIFFDAISQSPFQKAANLTGQEFVDYVNENYYQLYSTNFDSAILLTHEAKSISLENGWVEKAAYASLYNGVINFLRGDYEKAISSYQYAEKTFDSLNNTSGLARTHNEMAVYFHKNGQLEKAIALLASSEKEAEDSDDLEALGTSLGNRAAFLTRQGKYEEAYPVFKRVFDIRVKQNDSVGLGYVYLDLAEYQLHKGNLPEAIRLVEESTKIREAIGDRNGVAINTVIKGENYFQTGNYKQAIPYFEQTIELASEIGYTDLIRFSYDMLQQSHIKLKNYEKAYESLSKNRVFSDSIFNVERSKALLEMETKYETEKKEKQIAQQEVVLTSQEAALLQNRILFIASVFALGLLLIILLLWQNKTRKKQQLTLQKEKLKSREAEINATISSQEKERSRYARDLHDGFGQMISILNMNLANLKSGAKPDERQQVFEASEKIIEDMYGELKNICFDLMPQTLIRGGLASALEEFIQRVNSSSEALHVELNVFGLEERISEIQEISLFRISQEWINNILKYSDAKKITLQITKDEEEITLMIEDDGKGFNKNLLLSGKGNGWKNLNTRTNLIQGHLELETQPERRGNTLIVNAPAEVSRDNVLNLSTNFS from the coding sequence ATGAAAAAGTATCAACTTGTTCTTCTTGTTTTAGTCGTGATCTTTTTTGACGCGATAAGTCAAAGTCCATTTCAAAAAGCTGCTAATCTGACGGGTCAGGAGTTTGTAGATTATGTTAATGAAAATTATTATCAACTCTATAGCACCAACTTTGATAGTGCCATCCTATTAACCCATGAGGCCAAAAGTATCAGCCTGGAAAATGGATGGGTTGAAAAAGCGGCTTACGCTAGTTTGTATAATGGCGTGATCAATTTCTTGAGAGGTGATTATGAAAAAGCAATCTCTTCGTATCAATACGCTGAGAAAACATTCGATTCTTTAAACAACACCAGTGGACTGGCCAGAACGCATAATGAAATGGCGGTTTATTTCCATAAAAATGGGCAGTTGGAAAAGGCAATAGCACTGTTGGCATCCAGTGAAAAAGAAGCTGAAGATTCCGATGACCTTGAAGCGTTAGGAACTAGTTTGGGAAATAGAGCTGCTTTTCTAACTCGCCAAGGGAAGTATGAGGAAGCTTATCCAGTTTTCAAACGAGTGTTTGATATTCGAGTAAAACAAAATGATAGCGTTGGTCTCGGATATGTTTATCTGGACCTGGCAGAATATCAGCTTCACAAAGGCAACCTCCCCGAAGCCATCCGACTGGTTGAAGAATCCACAAAAATCAGAGAGGCTATTGGAGATCGAAATGGCGTAGCAATCAATACGGTGATCAAAGGAGAAAACTATTTTCAAACGGGCAACTATAAGCAAGCCATTCCATACTTTGAGCAAACGATCGAACTCGCCAGTGAAATCGGGTATACGGACTTGATTCGATTCAGCTATGACATGTTACAGCAGTCTCATATAAAACTCAAGAATTACGAAAAAGCCTACGAGAGCCTTTCAAAAAACCGGGTTTTTAGCGACAGTATTTTCAATGTGGAAAGAAGCAAAGCTTTACTGGAAATGGAAACAAAATACGAAACAGAAAAGAAGGAAAAGCAAATTGCACAACAAGAGGTCGTTTTAACTTCCCAAGAAGCAGCGTTACTTCAAAATCGAATTTTATTCATTGCTTCAGTTTTTGCACTAGGCCTCCTGCTGATCATTTTATTGCTTTGGCAGAATAAAACACGCAAAAAGCAACAATTGACCCTCCAAAAGGAAAAGCTCAAATCAAGGGAAGCCGAAATAAACGCAACCATTTCCTCTCAGGAAAAAGAACGGTCTCGATACGCCCGGGACCTGCATGACGGATTCGGCCAAATGATTTCCATATTAAACATGAATCTGGCTAATCTGAAAAGTGGCGCCAAACCAGACGAACGGCAACAAGTATTTGAAGCCTCCGAGAAAATCATCGAAGATATGTACGGTGAATTAAAAAATATTTGCTTTGACCTGATGCCTCAGACCTTAATCAGAGGTGGATTGGCAAGTGCGTTGGAAGAATTTATCCAACGTGTCAATTCATCTTCAGAAGCACTTCATGTAGAACTAAATGTTTTTGGGCTCGAAGAACGAATCTCAGAGATCCAGGAGATTTCACTCTTCCGTATATCGCAGGAGTGGATCAACAACATTTTGAAATACTCAGATGCAAAAAAGATCACGCTGCAAATCACTAAAGATGAGGAAGAAATCACCTTAATGATTGAAGATGATGGAAAAGGGTTCAACAAAAACTTGCTCCTTTCCGGAAAAGGAAATGGCTGGAAAAATCTCAACACACGAACCAATTTGATCCAAGGACACCTGGAACTTGAAACACAACCTGAGCGTCGTGGAAATACTTTGATTGTGAATGCTCCTGCTGAGGTCAGCAGAGATAATGTATTAAACCTCTCGACTAATTTTTCTTAA
- a CDS encoding DUF5522 domain-containing protein, with translation MNKRAKKEEIKLEPSDYYFNEQGLMVFNASYHKKRGYCCKNGCLHCPYGFKKN, from the coding sequence ATGAACAAGCGTGCGAAAAAAGAAGAGATCAAACTAGAGCCCTCAGACTATTATTTCAATGAGCAGGGCTTAATGGTGTTTAATGCGTCCTATCATAAGAAAAGAGGCTATTGTTGCAAAAACGGCTGCCTTCATTGTCCCTACGGATTTAAGAAAAATTAG
- a CDS encoding DUF4331 family protein: protein MKKFLGLMGLFALSVGIYVMAADHIDAPAVGSLTTGSASVDITDFYAFQSPSDEDNYVFVGNVNGFLGPEATADASFDENVMYEINIDTNEDNVEDLVIQVLFRDDKVIALGPVAPTSTGNNSSVVSTTMRVEGDVTPYGETAIVSSANGMKLFAGPRDDSFFMDFFKFVAIVQGVGGAENPPTAFDNPGQDAFAGTNVLSFVIELPKDLIGGSSVTKFNTWLTSNKSI from the coding sequence ATGAAAAAATTTTTAGGGTTAATGGGATTGTTTGCGCTATCAGTAGGTATCTATGTGATGGCTGCAGACCACATCGATGCACCTGCTGTGGGGTCACTTACCACGGGTAGTGCCAGTGTAGATATTACCGATTTTTACGCATTCCAGAGTCCCAGCGATGAAGATAATTATGTTTTTGTTGGGAACGTAAATGGATTCCTGGGGCCTGAGGCTACTGCTGACGCTAGTTTCGATGAGAACGTAATGTATGAAATCAACATTGACACGAACGAAGACAATGTTGAAGACTTGGTGATTCAAGTATTGTTCAGAGATGATAAAGTAATCGCTTTAGGTCCAGTCGCTCCTACATCTACAGGAAACAACTCTTCTGTGGTAAGTACGACGATGCGGGTGGAAGGAGATGTCACTCCCTACGGTGAAACTGCGATTGTTTCTTCAGCTAATGGTATGAAACTGTTTGCAGGACCAAGAGATGATTCCTTTTTCATGGACTTTTTTAAGTTCGTAGCTATTGTACAGGGAGTTGGCGGTGCTGAAAACCCACCAACTGCATTTGACAATCCTGGTCAGGATGCATTTGCAGGAACCAATGTTCTGTCATTTGTTATCGAATTACCAAAAGACCTAATTGGAGGTAGCTCAGTCACGAAATTCAACACCTGGTTAACATCCAACAAAAGCATTTAA
- a CDS encoding sigma 54-interacting transcriptional regulator — protein MSKIDSENEDDSAEGKLKRLSRAISLSSLGIWEYDIKANQVWWSEEVYNIYDMDLQSDVPTLDKVFDHATPEEKEEIESIINQAIATGKEYVVDCRIKTKLGKYKYVNAIGKPHYDSTGELTHLFGTVMDITDRREKQQQFRFADFTLKSVSDGIYWIDANAKFIQANPGAANMLGYEIDELAGLSGKDINPDFNEQKSKEYWKITKEKGTFTFETEHRRKNGEMVPVEITNNVFNFEGQEYRVSIVRDITERKKREKEILESLEEVRQLRDQLQQENIYLRKEVKIDFDVANIITENPQLQEVLLQARQVSETDATVLITGESGTGKELMARAIHNLSNRRSRAMIKVNCASLPESLIESELFGHEKGSFTGALQQKMGRFELANGGTLFLDEIGELPPSIQVKLLRVLQEREFERVGGTTTVKVDVRIIAATNKNLEEEVAEGKFREDLYYRINVFPLPTIALRDRPEDIPPLVRYFIDKYSRKSGKEIDRISKKAMEALQQYTWPGNVRELENIMERAVILSTGKVIDAGAWLPKSKMIPSRQVKSLEQMEKDYLKEILEMTHGKISGPDGAAKLLEVNQNTLYSRLKKHGMLP, from the coding sequence GTGTCAAAAATTGATTCCGAAAATGAGGACGATTCTGCGGAAGGCAAGCTAAAGCGGCTAAGCAGAGCAATTTCGCTATCCAGTCTGGGTATTTGGGAATATGACATTAAAGCCAATCAAGTCTGGTGGTCTGAAGAAGTGTACAATATTTATGACATGGATCTTCAAAGTGACGTTCCTACACTGGACAAAGTATTTGATCATGCGACACCCGAAGAAAAAGAAGAAATTGAGTCCATTATCAATCAGGCCATAGCTACGGGTAAGGAATATGTGGTGGATTGTCGTATCAAGACCAAGCTTGGAAAATACAAGTATGTAAATGCCATTGGGAAGCCTCACTATGATTCGACTGGAGAGTTGACACATTTGTTCGGGACCGTGATGGATATTACGGATCGGCGCGAAAAGCAACAACAATTTCGATTTGCCGATTTTACTTTAAAAAGCGTTTCGGATGGCATCTATTGGATCGATGCAAACGCAAAATTCATTCAGGCCAATCCTGGAGCAGCTAATATGTTGGGCTATGAAATTGATGAATTAGCTGGTCTTTCCGGCAAGGATATCAATCCTGATTTTAACGAACAGAAATCAAAAGAGTACTGGAAAATCACCAAGGAAAAAGGGACTTTCACGTTTGAAACAGAACACCGGCGAAAAAATGGAGAAATGGTCCCGGTTGAAATCACCAATAATGTTTTCAATTTCGAAGGTCAGGAATATCGGGTTTCCATTGTTCGAGACATCACTGAACGAAAAAAGCGTGAAAAAGAGATCCTGGAATCACTGGAAGAAGTAAGACAACTCCGGGATCAATTGCAGCAAGAAAACATTTATCTGAGAAAAGAGGTCAAAATAGATTTTGATGTCGCTAACATCATTACCGAAAACCCGCAACTGCAGGAAGTCCTGTTGCAGGCCAGGCAAGTAAGCGAAACAGATGCGACTGTGCTGATTACAGGTGAATCCGGTACAGGTAAAGAACTCATGGCCCGTGCAATCCATAACCTGAGCAATCGACGATCAAGAGCGATGATCAAAGTGAATTGTGCCTCATTGCCGGAAAGTTTGATCGAAAGCGAGCTGTTTGGTCATGAAAAAGGATCTTTTACCGGTGCTTTACAACAAAAAATGGGTCGTTTCGAACTCGCCAACGGAGGAACATTATTTCTGGATGAAATAGGAGAATTACCCCCTTCGATACAAGTGAAATTGCTACGTGTCCTCCAGGAACGTGAATTCGAACGTGTAGGTGGAACAACCACCGTCAAGGTGGATGTCCGGATCATTGCTGCGACTAACAAGAACCTGGAAGAGGAAGTGGCAGAAGGGAAATTTCGGGAAGACCTCTACTATCGGATCAATGTTTTTCCCTTGCCAACCATCGCACTTAGGGATCGACCAGAAGATATACCCCCGTTAGTCCGATATTTCATCGACAAATACTCGCGCAAATCAGGAAAGGAGATTGATCGCATTTCTAAAAAAGCCATGGAAGCCTTGCAGCAATATACATGGCCAGGTAATGTGCGTGAATTAGAAAATATCATGGAGCGAGCAGTCATCCTATCAACTGGAAAAGTGATTGATGCGGGCGCATGGTTACCTAAATCGAAAATGATCCCTTCGAGGCAAGTGAAATCATTGGAACAAATGGAGAAGGATTACCTGAAGGAAATTCTTGAAATGACACATGGTAAAATCAGTGGCCCAGATGGGGCTGCCAAACTGCTTGAGGTCAATCAGAATACGCTTTACTCCAGGTTAAAAAAGCATGGGATGCTTCCATAA